ACGGTCCATAATTTAAATTAAGATAATCAGTTTaagataatttaaaacatttcttagGAAAACGCTATAGATCTTTGATGGTTTGTGTTTTATTGTAAATGTCATTAAAGGGGTTGTGTTCCCAATTAGAAGGGCAGAATTTGCAGGTTGTTAAAAGTCATATTTCAAAAAATTCGTGAGGGTAGAAGGTAGAAGTCACCTTTTCACAACAAATACAAAGTATGAAGGGAATGGTGGAGTAGAGAACTTGAGAAACTTAGTGACATCAACCAGGTGGATAATTTTTACAAGTCTTGGAGAGAGTTCTGCCTTTTCTCTGGTTAGCATGGCTGATCCAGCAGTAGTAAAAATCTTTCAACAGTTTTTAAATGCTGGAATAAGCATCCTGAGCTCACAAAGAAGTGACACTGGGAAGCTTTTGAAAGAATGCTTCTATGTGATCTTTAATCTCTACAAACTTAACACAGATAAGCAGGGTTTGGAAATGCTGTTTGGTGGATGAacagttttccagctgaaaccagTACTTACTTGTGTCATAAAACAAGACAGTGCATTTAACCTtacttttccccctctccttccccagtggGTGGTGAACAGATCAGCTCAATAGGACGAGgcctctgtgtgctgctgggcATTTCTTTGGAAGATACACAAAGAGAGCTGGAGCACATGTAAGTCGCTTATTTCCTTTTGCCTTGtgctgttttatttgtttattgcCGATACTGAATCACTGATACCTGTGCAGTAGCCAAACAAATTGTTTATTCGTATTGGGAGATTCAGGTTTACCTGTTAGTTCCTCTTGAGATTTTACCTTGAATACAAATTTCTTAGTTAGTTCTTAGTTTATGTTCCactgagaaaaatctgtttctgttcCCTGTCTCTGTGTTTTCTAACAAGAGCAGACTCAAAAAGGAAGAATCAACATGTTGGGTTTTTCAGATTTCCCTTTTTTAGCTGTCTGTCCTTTTTACTGCATGAATTTACCCAGAAGAAATCCATCCTTCAAGGATGGGATTTATCAGAAACCTCAAACTCTCATTTTAGTTTGCACAGAAGTTTTGTTCCTCCAAAAGGCAGGATACTCCTGTCAGTTAGTTGTGTGGAAACATGAATCAATTTTGGCATCCTTGAGGACTGACTCTGGCCATCTGTTCCATGGCCACAGAATAGCGTAATTCAGCCAGCAAACACATGCAAGAAGGAGTTCTCCAGGGGCTTCTTCTGTCTCCTTCAGACAGATCATTATTCTAAGACTGACCTCAGTCTTTACAAAGGCAAAGAAGAAACAGGTGGTGGAGCTGACTGATGTCAAGGAGAGGAAAGGCTCAAGCAGTGAAGAGAGAAGAATGTGAGGGATGGTGAAAACAACCCTTAGCAGATGTGGCACAGAAAGTAAGTGACTGAGGATATGACCTGAATGTCACCAAAGATCTCACATAAACGTTTGAAACTTGTAGAGAAttgcagcagagctgaagggGGTTTTATTCTGACATGCTTCATTGGTTTACCTTACTGTTTGCCTCGCTCAGTGTGTAACATTTGCTCTGTCGTTGTTTCTTATCCTTACCTTGGTGAATGTGGAGGATGCTTCTGAATATTACATGCAGGTGATCCACAGTGACTGTGCTCTCAACACCAGGTTGTTGGGATGACTGTtgcaggaagggcaggaagccagcatctgagaaaaaggaatgaaagaaaTCAGCTTAACCAGGTTTTTCAGGTCCTATTAAAGGAAACTTTAGTAATCCTGTAAGTGAAACAACAAACACCTCTAAGATTAAAACAGAGCAGTGATGATGATTAAAGCCTTCCGCTGGGGTCTTCCAGTGGATGCTTTTAACCATCTATTTCATTCAGAAGTTAATTCTGTTTGCTGTTGACACAGAGAGATTGGCAAGGATGGTTCTTGGGACTGTGCCTTAGTGATGGCAAAGCCGTGGAGCTAGACCATAACAAAGTCTCAGCTTTATCTTATACTAACGGCCTCACCTCTGGTGCCATATAGAATGCCTGGCTGATGACTGGAATTGAAATGCTTTGCACTTGATATGCTCTCTTGATGCTGCAGATGTGGAGAAGAAACCAAAGACAGGAGAGTGGCTTGCAGTCCTGTTACCAATCAAAGTCCTGACACGGACTGGATTGCAAGTCCTCCTGTTGCTTTTCAGGATCCATTTGTGAAGTTCCTCTTATTCTCTTGAGTATTAGAGCCAAAGATGGGTCCAAAATTCAAGCAAGTCCAAATCACCACTTTACTGCCACCTGCAGTTCTGCCCTGTTCCttgccttcctcttctcctgatgAAAAAGTGTTGCCCTCATCTGGCTTGTGGGGCCTGGTTTGGGAATAGTGCTAGGAAGTGACAAAGCAGGAGGTGTATATGTGAATCATGACTGGCAACAACTACAGTGTAGGATGATCTCATTTCATACTAAGTGGGATTTTCCAGTGCGGTGGGAGGATTAAAATTCCCAAAGCTGTTCACATGTTAAGGAATATTGTGACACATAAAATCAGATATTAAAGAGTGAGCTTTCTTAACTTACTATGCCATCTTTACGTCACTCTATAACATGCAGTTATTCAGTTCTGATCCCATTCTCCATAAAACGATGGTGTGGATTAATGATCTGACAACATTGTGTAGGTGTATAAGGGCTTTCTTGGTTATGCCTCTGATAATGTGACGAGATTCCCACGGCTTAGGAATGAAGGTGCAAAGGGATATCTTGTTATGGGGAGAAAGAATGAATATGCATCTGCCTTTCCTGTTATCTTATTCTGTATGGTACCTGTTGATTCCTCATGGGACAATTTAAGAATTATCTTTTTCCTACTAGGGTTCGAAAGATCTTGAACTTGCGAGTATTTGAAGATGAGAGTGGGAAGCACTGGTCCAAAAGTGTGATGGATAAACAGTATGAAGTGTTGTGTGTGAGCCAATTTACCCTCCAGTGCATCCTGAAAGGAAACAAGCCTGACTACCACATGGCAATGCCCACAGAGCAGGCAGAGTGTTTTTATAACAACTTCCTAGAGCAGCTAAGAAAAGCCTACAAGCCAGAGCTTATTAAAGGTAAGGACTGAGATATATGTTGAGTCAGGCTTGAAGGTGTCACCAGTGTGTGATAGTTCCATCTGTCACTTTGCTTCTACATCCTGTTAAATGGTAATGACGACAGTGGGAGGTGTAATGTGTTGTTTGAGAACAGTATTTGATTTAGGCTATCTTTTCTCAACTCTATGTCACGTATGCAACAGTCTTCTCTTTACTGGAGAATGCCTGGCTTCCCTGGGTATTGTTGTTCTTaatcttttctgtttgcttttctgatttctctCTGTCCATTTTCATATTTAGACTTGATTTTTTGCTACACTTGACCAGAAGACAAGTACCTAGAAAAgactattttttaaatggtggCTGTTAATGGATAATGGTCAGCCTTACTTTCGttatgaggaaaaaagtaaaaaaaaagacagaaaactggTAGCTGGGGAAAGAGTTATAGGCTAATTTTTATATTGACTCTAAGATTAGGGTAGTTATCTCAATGCTTTCCAAGGAGGCACATTGAAATGCACACATAAAATGTCCCTCTTTTTGGCAGCTTGATGTGTTCTTCCAGTCAACATTTGTTCATGATAAGGAATGCATTTCTCATACCCCTTCCCTGCATCCTTTTTAGTTGGTAACATAGAAAACTTCTAACTAATTCagaatatttgctttttgaatCTTTATCTTTGATGAGTTCTGACTAAGTTAGGACCCATTCCTATGCCTCAGAAACTGGTAACAGAACTTCCTGGCAAGTTAGTGAGAATAAGATTTGCTCTGGTGAGATTTGATTGAGTTGACACTTACGTCCTGGGAAACTAAAAGCAAATATGGACTTTCTTCTTTCACTTAAATGAGGTGTGGAAAAATTGATATATCTCTGTATATCTACTTTTTTGTCCTTGGGCTTTGGAAAATGCTCTGTTTCTGAAGTACCTTCAATCAGTTTATAATTTGACAGCGGCTTTTTGAACTTCTCTCAGTGAATAGCAGTTGTATACCTGAAATGCATAGCCACTGTTGTTAAGTGCCCATATTTTGGCACTTGCTTGCCAGTACTTTCTGCAAAAAGAGCTAaaacttctgcattttctttctgtactGAAAACATAGAAACATAAGAGTGACTGCCTTGTGGTATTGTGTCAGACAACACATGCATTTAAAACTGCTGGCAGCACTGGAACTATGTGTTAACTtatgattttgcttttttattaagCTGTACCAGACTATATTGTTATGACTCTGTTAGGTCAAAGTTTCTGTTGTGTCAATTGCTTTGCcagtgcttttgtttgtttgttttatctatttatttctgTGCATGCAAAGTTTATGAAGTTTGGCAGTTTCATAGGTAGTGGGCCAAGTCCTGTGGTAGCATCAGCAGAGTTTACAGTTACCCTGAGCTGAAGTATAATTTTGTAAAATTGTAATTCCTGATCTGTGATTTACTATGGCATGCAAACATACTGAATTCTGTCCTGGAAAAGTCCTGAGGAAATCAAAACCTGACTTGCTGGGGGCTGTCCTACATGCTGCTGGGTTACAAAGGGTGGTGGGAGGGCCCTGGGAAGGAGCTCTGGTAAATGAGGGACTGGATTGTTAAATAGGTTTAGTGTATCAGCATGAGGCTCTAGCTGCTGTCTACAAAATCTCTACTCATGTATTTCCCCTACATACACACAGTTGTAGTTATTGGGAGATTAGAGTTTGGTTCTCTGGGTTGCTTTAGGTGTCCTTCCCTTTGATCTTACAAATTGCTTAATGCGTTTTAGAGGAGTAATGTAGTCACTGAAATTGGAATTTGTGTAACTGAGGCAAAGATAGATCAATAAATGTCGTGTCCTGTTGCCTAAGAGCCCTGTGTTTTCTGGTTCCTATTTTTTCTCGGTAGATAATTTGGCTGTTGGAAGTTAGGCTGCTATGTGTGCCACTTAGAGATGCTGGGCAGGCAGCTCCTCTGTCTGTTATCTGGTCTGTCTGGAGCTTGCCAGCTAGGAGCTCAGAATGGAAAGTAAAGagaaacacaaaccattctTTCACACCCAGAGCAGTGGAACATTTGACAAACAAAATCTTGGAAGAGGTTATGTGTCAGGGCCTTTGCTCTCTGCCTTGCATGTGCATTTAGTGTTCTGAGGCAGTAAGGATTAGCGTGGCAAAGAGTGTGAAATGTCATGCTCCTTCAGTAGTAATATCCCAGTAAATATGAGAGGGTTGTTCCACAAGGAAGAGTTTAAGTCAGATTAAGGTTTGGTACAAGTTGAAAGCAGAATTATTCTCCTTGATTAAATTCCCTTTGTAAGTGTTGTCACTTCAGAATAAGTGTTCTTATCTGGAGCAAGGATATTCGCATGgtgttaattaaaaataactttctaaGTAGACAAGCTTAGAAGTAACTCCTGAATAAAACCAGTGTGAGGTTTTTGGGTCATAAGGCTTGAGATAGgttcaaaaatattctgaaagtaAATTATATCTCTTTTTCAAGTTTTTACATCTCAGATGTGGCCTCTCTGACTCACCATAGATAAAGATCTTCTTTACCTCTGAGGAAGGTATGCATGCCTGATTTTTAGAGACAAGGAATTTGGAGAGATGGGTGTCCAGCAGAATAAACTTGACACTAATTATAATTCCAGGATCCTGTTTTATTGCAGAAGATGTTGTAAGGTGAATTTATCAGTCAAGGAGTCTTAAAAGTGGGGAAAGATTTACTACATTGAAGTGCATTATTGTataaaaagcatgaaaagaaaTAGTGTTTTTAAGGGTAAGTTATTACTGTCTCCCATGGACAGTTCAGGGTCATATGATAAATCTACCTGAAGTTGCTGGGGTAACAAGCAATATGCAAGGAGGATGgattctttctcctcctctccttctgACTGAGAAGTGAAAATCAATCCAAACTCTTGGGACAGAGAGATGAAAGAGATgatgttttcagtttctttgcAGTGCTGTACAGAAGTGGGATTTATCTGCCTCGGAGTTTCAGAAGTTGCATTCAAGGGCAGAACTTTGCATCCTGTCTGCCTGAGTGCTGCAGAAGTGATGTGTTCCCCCCATGTGCTTTTAGCTGAATGCAACATCCAGTGTTTCCACAGATGTCAGTCTGATTTAGAGGAGTTAGGCTGTCTCCCAACTTACCTCTTCAGGAAACCATAATGCACAAATAAGAGATGCCCCCCCTCTGAAAGGTTATATGAATTGCCACATACTGACACAacagtggacaagggaaggaaTGCAGGAGCATGTATTTGAGGCAGACAGCCAACGCTGGGGGAGATTCTGCTGAAAAAGTTGTCTTCCTAAGGAGGAGTTAGGCATTGATTTAAGAAGAAGTGTTGAAACTAGGTTTTATCTTTACTGTGTTATTTCAGGCAAGATCAGACCCAAAAGCTGCAGAACAAAAAGCTGTATTACAGTGAGGTCACTTCTTGAAAAGAGCTGTGGGAATCAAGGGACCACTGGAACCTGGTTTTGTTGTGTAAGAGAGCTGCCAGAACAGAAATCCAGAAGCATCCCATGAGGAAAGCACAGAGTGTGCAGGAGCCATGCATTCTTTTCAGCCATGTCCTCTATGGGGCAAAACatctgaggacagcagctggtAAAATTATGCAGTAAATTACATgtcttttaataaaacaaatcccTCAAATCATGCTCTTACTCCCCCTTCCA
This DNA window, taken from Pseudopipra pipra isolate bDixPip1 chromosome 3, bDixPip1.hap1, whole genome shotgun sequence, encodes the following:
- the DTD1 gene encoding D-aminoacyl-tRNA deacylase 1, with the translated sequence MKAIVQRVAQASVTVGGEQISSIGRGLCVLLGISLEDTQRELEHMVRKILNLRVFEDESGKHWSKSVMDKQYEVLCVSQFTLQCILKGNKPDYHMAMPTEQAECFYNNFLEQLRKAYKPELIKDGKFGAYMQVHIQNDGPVTIELESPAATVDPKQLTKLEKQQQRKEKTRTKVPSESSRERNAPRNKDDPSASSGAEGDVSSEREP